One stretch of Mobula hypostoma unplaced genomic scaffold, sMobHyp1.1 scaffold_111, whole genome shotgun sequence DNA includes these proteins:
- the LOC134342007 gene encoding zinc finger protein 227-like — translation MAHQRVHTGERPFTCSDCGKGFTKSCKLKVHQRVHTGERPFTCSDCGKGFTVSSQLLRHQSVHTGERPFTCSDCGKGFIQSSHLKAHQRVHTRERPFTCSVCGKGFTCSFNLKVHQRVHTGDRPFTCSDCGKGFKLFTHLLTHQRVHTGERPFTCSDCGKGFIQSSQLKVHQRVHTRERPFTCSVCGKGFTCSFNLKVHQRVHTGDRPFTCSDCGKGFKLFAHLLTHQRVHTGERPFTCSDCGKGFTQSYQLRVHQRIHTGVRPFTCSVCGKGFTKSSAVLRHQSVHTGERPFICSVCGKGFVDSSQLKVHQRVHTGERPFTCSDCGKGFTCSSHLLRHQSVHTRE, via the coding sequence atggctcaccagcgagttcacaccggggagcggccgttcacctgctcagactgcgggaagggattcactaaaTCAtgtaaactgaaggtacatcagcgagttcacactggagagaggccgttcacctgctcagactgtgggaagggatttactgtATCATCTCagttactgagacaccagtcagttcacactggggagaggccattcacctgctcagactgcgggaagggattcattcagtcatctcatctgaaggcacaccagcgagttcacaccagggagagaccattcacctgctcagtctgtgggaagggattcacttgctcatttaatctgaaggtacatcagcgagttcacactggggataggccgttcacctgctcagactgtgggaagggattcaaacTGTTCACTCACCTACTgacacatcagcgagttcacactggggagagaccattcacctgctcagactgtgggaagggattcattcagtcatctcaactgaaggtacatcagagagttcacaccagggagagaccattcacctgctcagtctgtgggaagggattcacttgctcatttaatctgaaggtacatcagcgagttcacactggggataggccgttcacctgctcagactgtgggaagggattcaaacTGTTCGCTCACCTACTgacacatcagcgagttcacactggggagaggccgttcacctgctcagactgtgggaagggattcactcagtcatatcAACTGAgggtacatcagcgaattcacactggggtgaggccgttcacctgctcagtgtgtgggaagggattcacaaaGTCATCTGctgtactgagacaccagtcagttcacactggggagaggccattcatctgctcagtgtgtgggaagggattcgtagattcatctcaactgaaggtacatcagcgagttcacaccggggagaggccattcacctgctcagactgtgggaagggattcacttgctcatctcatctactgagacaccagtcagttcacaccaggGAGTGA
- the LOC134342008 gene encoding probable G-protein coupled receptor 139 produces the protein MALPTIRHVSIVLYPILAAFGVPANLLTTVVLFRGNCGLSKCISLYMAFMAMADLLVMILCVIAYHIVMYQFPKSFLSYTSVCKVVLYFNSTCLQTSVWYTVLFTADRFVAICCQKLKTKYCTVRTAVAGIIAVPLLMHLQNVPYLFQYKPVRVVNGIQWGCQPSSWFITSLVGVAFSFLQSILTVILPFVLITLFNCLTVRRILLASKVRRGLRGHSSQTQKDPEMEGRRKSIILLFSVSGSFILLWLTVTVIFQITRLTATVHYEGDYTDSAYVATEAGYMIMYLSSCTNACIYTATQAKFRDEMRLVLKYPWTLFLILVKKTQALGPRST, from the exons ATGGCTCTACCGACAATCCGGCATGTGAGCATTGTACTTTACCCTATTCTCGCAGCTTTCGGTGTTCCGG CGAACCTATTGACAACGGTGGTCCTCTTCCGAGGGAATTGCGGCCTTTCCAAATGTATATCGCTCTACATGGCTTTCATGGCAATGGCAGATCTCCTGGTGATGATCCTCTGTGTAATTGCGTATCATATCGTCATGTACCAGTTTCCAAAATCCTTCCTGTCCTATACATCCGTCTGTAAGGTCGTCCTGTACTTCAATTCGACCTGCCTGCAAACCTCGGTCTGGTACACTGTCCTGTTTACAGCCGATCGGTTTGTAGCGATCTGTTGTCAGAAGCTTAAAACGAAATATTGCACGGTGAGGACAGCTGTTGCCGGCATTATAGCCGTTCCGCTCCTGATGCATTTACAGAACGTCCCGTATCTATTTCAGTATAAACCTGTGCGTGTAGTTAACGGTATTCAATGGGGCTGTCAGCCGAGCTCGTGGTTCATTACGTCTCTTGTGGGCGTCGCATTCTCCTTTCTACAGAGTATTTTAACGGTTATATTACCTTTTGTTCTGATAACCCTGTTTAACTGTCTGACGGTAAGGCGCATTTTATTAGCCAGTAAAGTACGCCGCGGACTGCGTGGTCACAGCAGTCAAACACAGAAGGATCCAGAGATGGAAGGCCGCCGGAAATCCATCATTTTACTCTTTAGTGTATCCGGCAGTTTCATTCTGTTGTGGCTGACGGTCACTGTGATCTTTCAGATCACCCGACTCACAGCAACCGTGCATTACGAAGGTGATTACACCGACTCTGCCTATGTCGCCACTGAAGCCGGCTACATGATCATGTATCTGAGTTCCTGCACGAACGCCTGCATTTATACAGCGACCCAGGCTAAGTTTAGAGATGAAATGCGGCTGGTGTTAAAATACCCTTggactttatttttaatattggTTAAAAAAACACAG gcGCTGGGTCCTCGGTCAACGTAA